Proteins encoded in a region of the Streptomyces akebiae genome:
- a CDS encoding LacI family DNA-binding transcriptional regulator: MAPRGARVTSADVAREAGVSRATVSFVLNNTAHQKITDATRQRVLDAARKLGYAPSAAARTLRYGRSDVVLGLLPDWPLGYATGLLVQELTLAFAKRDLTFVVHSSIRGARPLGEIWKALTPAAVLAFAPFSEADHAAMRTAGTEVIAALYEDTGLGEEEGITSANAIGAVQARHLAASHRRLGYAYPDDERVDVFARPRLDGVRKVCAELGLPAPEVRTVPLAPGAAAEAVRSWLAADPPVTGICAFNDDVAVSVLSGLRQLGLEAPGDMAVVGVDNTPAAAASWPPLTTVVQDLPGIAELYADSVRAALDGTQATGIPVEPHVRLEIRGSA, from the coding sequence ATGGCACCGCGAGGCGCGAGAGTGACGAGTGCGGACGTGGCCCGCGAGGCCGGTGTGTCCCGGGCGACGGTGAGCTTCGTCCTCAACAACACGGCACACCAGAAGATCACCGACGCGACCCGTCAGCGGGTGCTGGACGCGGCCCGCAAGCTCGGCTACGCCCCCTCGGCCGCGGCCCGGACCCTCCGCTACGGACGTTCCGACGTGGTGCTCGGCCTGCTGCCCGACTGGCCGCTCGGCTACGCCACCGGTCTCCTCGTCCAGGAGCTGACCCTCGCGTTCGCGAAGCGCGATCTCACCTTCGTCGTCCACTCCAGCATCCGCGGGGCCCGTCCACTGGGCGAGATCTGGAAGGCCCTCACCCCGGCCGCCGTACTGGCTTTCGCGCCGTTCTCCGAGGCCGACCACGCGGCGATGCGGACCGCGGGCACCGAGGTGATCGCCGCCCTGTACGAGGACACGGGGCTCGGGGAGGAGGAGGGCATCACGAGTGCGAACGCCATCGGTGCCGTCCAGGCCCGCCACCTGGCGGCCTCCCACCGGCGTCTGGGGTACGCCTACCCCGACGACGAGAGGGTCGACGTCTTCGCCAGGCCGCGCCTGGACGGCGTCCGCAAGGTCTGCGCCGAACTGGGACTGCCCGCCCCCGAGGTCCGGACCGTCCCGCTGGCACCCGGCGCCGCCGCAGAGGCGGTACGGTCCTGGCTCGCCGCCGATCCGCCGGTCACCGGCATCTGCGCCTTCAACGACGACGTGGCCGTGAGCGTGCTGTCCGGTCTGCGACAGCTCGGCCTCGAAGCCCCCGGGGACATGGCGGTGGTCGGCGTGGACAACACCCCTGCCGCGGCGGCGTCCTGGCCACCGCTGACCACCGTCGTCCAGGACCTCCCCGGGATCGCCGAACTGTACGCGGACTCGGTGCGGGCCGCGCTCGACGGCACACAGGCCACCGGGATCCCCGTGGAACCGCACGTCAGGCTGGAGATCCGCGGATCGGCCTGA
- a CDS encoding alpha/beta hydrolase fold domain-containing protein, which translates to MPLDPYLAERLHLLAGLTLADLADPDARSRFGAFMRDPAEWTQPDVAVEDHEIPGPHGPVPVRTYTPAHHATRAVLWAHGGGFAGGDLDMPEAHVVAAELAARAGALVVSVGYRLATGGVRHPVPPDDVHAAWRWLRTEQAADAELVALGGASAGAALALSAALRDRDESLRPADLLLLAYPFAHFPVPALDGKTVAEMADLPPTMRFTTADIEFMVENYVGRLTDLPREALPGAAPLHGLPPVRVLISEYDDLRPSAELLARQLTASEVDVTTYLAAGMPHGHLNRTPALAEVDRSLDFFADALR; encoded by the coding sequence ATGCCCCTGGACCCCTACCTCGCGGAGAGACTGCACCTGCTCGCCGGCCTCACCCTCGCCGATCTCGCCGACCCGGACGCGCGGTCGAGGTTCGGCGCGTTCATGCGGGATCCGGCGGAATGGACGCAGCCCGACGTCGCCGTCGAGGACCACGAGATACCCGGACCGCACGGCCCCGTGCCCGTACGGACGTACACGCCCGCGCACCACGCCACCAGGGCCGTCCTGTGGGCGCACGGCGGCGGTTTCGCCGGCGGCGACCTCGACATGCCCGAGGCGCACGTCGTCGCGGCCGAACTGGCGGCACGGGCCGGGGCCCTGGTCGTCTCCGTCGGCTACCGGCTGGCGACGGGCGGGGTCCGCCACCCCGTTCCGCCGGACGACGTCCACGCCGCGTGGCGGTGGCTGAGGACCGAACAGGCCGCCGACGCCGAACTGGTGGCCCTCGGCGGAGCGAGCGCGGGCGCGGCGCTGGCACTGTCCGCCGCGCTGCGGGACCGGGACGAGTCGCTGCGGCCGGCCGATCTCCTGCTGCTCGCCTACCCGTTCGCGCACTTCCCCGTGCCGGCCCTGGACGGCAAGACCGTCGCCGAGATGGCGGACCTGCCGCCGACGATGCGGTTCACCACGGCGGACATCGAGTTCATGGTGGAGAACTACGTCGGCCGGCTCACCGACCTCCCGCGCGAGGCGCTGCCGGGCGCCGCCCCGCTGCACGGCCTCCCGCCCGTCCGCGTCCTGATCTCCGAGTACGACGACCTGCGGCCCTCGGCCGAACTGCTGGCACGGCAGTTGACCGCGTCCGAGGTCGACGTCACGACCTACCTGGCCGCGGGCATGCCGCACGGCCACCTCAACCGGACCCCGGCGCTCGCCGAGGTCGACCGGTCGCTCGACTTCTTCGCCGACGCCCTGCGCTGA
- a CDS encoding alpha-L-rhamnosidase, whose amino-acid sequence MRTSGPTAPHTTDTTTSVTGLRTADDSGLVATAYPMPRLSWSLTGERPGILQHAYEIEVSTDPSFEDTTSSGEVGADTVTDHPWPAQPLASREVRYWRVRVRTDLGWTRWSDHARVEAALFDDVDWAARPVHLPDDRGRTSPGPVPLLRREFHLPAEPVSARLYVTSLGAHRTAVNGRTVSDDLLEPGWTSYPNRLLYATYDVTGLLRPGANALSAAIGDGWVRGHLTWHKNRDVYGDTTALLAQLEVDLADGTRVTITTDRHWKGGYGDLLAADLYDGCERDLRHEPGGWRLPGFVDAGWEPVAVLPLPKGLAQRAHPPVRVVQVVRPEQRTLPDGTIAVDAGENLTGWLRLRVDGPRGGTVTVRHAEVLDADGRLLTSILRGARATDQYTLAGDSAELAPEFTFHGFRYAEIVASPGVRVSAVEVDVVSSDLRRIGEFRCSDERVNTLYANVVRSQRGNFLAVPTDCPQRDERLGWTGDIMAFAPTACATFDSASFLDSWLTDLRIEQGPDGAVPMVVPDVPLGELPPAELPFAGAAAGWGDAATVVPTALFEAYGRPGMLERHYPAMRAWVEFTVAHLDDDGTWSGNAQLGDWLDPTAPPEDPARATTDSGYVATAFVAHSARLLADAARVLDRPDDVERYAALHRRTAEAAWRTWGDHARTTQTGCALALCFGIAPAGERADVGKALAALVRAGGGRIATGFLGTPFVLPALGDTGHVAEAYELLLNPECPGWLYQVARGATTMWERWDAIRPDGTIDVENAGTMLSFNHYAYGAVAAWLYRSVAGLRPVSPGYRTMEFAPRPGATLTSAEASIVTPYGTASVAWSISGDTLTVRAVLPPGTTGRFSAPEGWHPAEDVGELASGSHLLSLRPASPQGAAHPGSPSA is encoded by the coding sequence ATGAGAACGTCCGGTCCCACGGCACCGCACACGACGGACACCACGACCTCGGTGACGGGCCTGCGCACGGCGGACGACTCCGGTCTCGTCGCCACCGCGTACCCCATGCCGCGCCTGTCCTGGTCGCTCACCGGCGAACGGCCGGGCATCCTCCAACACGCCTACGAGATCGAGGTGTCGACCGACCCGTCCTTCGAGGACACCACGTCCAGCGGGGAGGTCGGGGCCGACACGGTGACCGATCACCCGTGGCCGGCCCAACCACTGGCCAGTCGCGAGGTCCGCTACTGGCGCGTCCGCGTCCGCACCGACCTCGGGTGGACGCGGTGGAGCGACCACGCCCGGGTGGAGGCCGCGCTGTTCGACGACGTGGACTGGGCGGCCCGCCCCGTCCACCTGCCCGATGACCGGGGCCGTACCTCCCCCGGCCCGGTGCCGTTGCTCCGCCGGGAGTTCCACCTCCCGGCGGAGCCGGTGTCCGCGCGGCTGTACGTCACCTCGCTCGGCGCGCACCGCACCGCCGTCAACGGCCGCACCGTCTCCGACGACCTGCTGGAACCGGGCTGGACCAGCTACCCCAACCGGCTGCTCTACGCCACCTACGACGTCACCGGCCTGCTCAGGCCCGGCGCGAACGCGCTGTCGGCCGCGATCGGCGACGGCTGGGTCCGCGGCCACCTCACCTGGCACAAGAACCGCGACGTCTACGGCGACACGACGGCGCTGCTCGCCCAGCTCGAGGTGGACCTGGCCGACGGGACCAGGGTCACGATCACCACCGACCGCCACTGGAAGGGCGGTTACGGCGACCTGCTGGCGGCGGACCTGTACGACGGCTGCGAACGCGACCTGCGCCACGAACCCGGCGGCTGGCGTCTGCCGGGCTTCGTCGACGCCGGCTGGGAACCCGTCGCCGTCCTGCCCCTGCCGAAGGGGCTGGCACAACGGGCCCATCCGCCCGTGCGCGTCGTCCAGGTCGTGCGGCCCGAGCAGCGGACCCTGCCCGACGGCACGATCGCCGTCGACGCGGGCGAGAACCTGACCGGCTGGCTGCGCCTGCGCGTCGACGGGCCCCGGGGCGGCACCGTCACCGTCCGGCACGCCGAGGTCCTCGACGCCGACGGCCGCCTGCTGACGAGCATCCTGCGCGGCGCCCGCGCCACCGACCAGTACACCCTGGCCGGTGACAGCGCCGAGCTGGCCCCGGAGTTCACCTTCCACGGCTTCCGGTACGCCGAGATCGTCGCCTCCCCGGGGGTGAGAGTCAGCGCGGTCGAGGTCGACGTCGTGTCCAGCGATCTGCGGCGCATCGGCGAGTTCCGGTGCTCCGACGAACGGGTGAACACCCTGTACGCCAACGTCGTACGCTCCCAGCGCGGCAACTTCCTCGCCGTGCCGACGGACTGCCCGCAGCGGGACGAGCGGCTCGGCTGGACCGGCGACATCATGGCCTTCGCCCCGACGGCCTGCGCCACGTTCGACAGCGCCTCCTTCCTCGACAGCTGGCTGACCGACCTCCGCATCGAGCAGGGGCCGGACGGCGCGGTCCCGATGGTGGTCCCCGACGTACCGCTCGGCGAACTGCCGCCCGCCGAGCTGCCGTTCGCGGGAGCCGCCGCCGGCTGGGGCGACGCCGCCACGGTCGTGCCGACCGCCCTCTTCGAGGCGTACGGCCGCCCCGGCATGCTGGAGCGCCACTACCCGGCGATGCGCGCCTGGGTCGAGTTCACCGTCGCCCACCTGGACGACGACGGGACGTGGAGCGGCAACGCGCAACTCGGTGACTGGCTCGACCCGACCGCGCCCCCGGAGGACCCGGCGCGCGCCACCACCGACTCCGGGTACGTCGCCACCGCCTTCGTCGCGCACAGCGCCCGGCTGCTCGCCGACGCGGCCCGCGTACTGGACCGCCCGGACGACGTCGAACGGTACGCGGCCCTGCACCGGCGTACCGCCGAGGCCGCCTGGCGCACGTGGGGAGACCACGCCCGCACCACGCAGACGGGCTGCGCGCTCGCCCTCTGCTTCGGCATCGCGCCCGCCGGCGAGCGCGCCGACGTCGGCAAGGCCCTGGCCGCCCTGGTGCGCGCGGGCGGCGGCCGGATCGCCACCGGTTTCCTGGGCACGCCGTTCGTGCTGCCCGCCCTCGGCGACACCGGCCATGTGGCCGAGGCGTACGAGCTGCTGCTCAACCCCGAGTGTCCGGGCTGGCTCTATCAGGTCGCCCGTGGCGCCACGACCATGTGGGAGCGGTGGGACGCGATCCGTCCCGACGGCACCATCGACGTCGAGAACGCCGGCACGATGCTGTCGTTCAACCACTACGCCTACGGCGCCGTCGCCGCATGGCTCTACCGGTCCGTGGCGGGGCTACGGCCCGTCTCCCCCGGCTACCGCACCATGGAGTTCGCGCCCCGTCCCGGCGCCACGCTCACCTCCGCCGAGGCCTCGATCGTCACCCCGTACGGCACCGCGTCCGTCGCCTGGTCGATCAGTGGCGACACCCTCACGGTGCGGGCCGTGCTGCCGCCCGGCACCACGGGACGGTTCAGCGCTCCCGAGGGCTGGCATCCCGCCGAGGATGTCGGTGAACTCGCCTCCGGCAGCCACCTGTTGTCCCTGCGTCCCGCGTCGCCCCAGGGAGCCGCGCACCCCGGGAGCCCGTCGGCCTAG
- a CDS encoding alpha/beta hydrolase family protein, which yields MIRHHDFPHAGLTLRSTLHIPEGPPKTRHPTVVFVHGFTSNRIELPNFVAMSRLLAAEGIASVRFDLSGHGESDGDFFDVTITGEIAETRAVLGAVRTLDFVDPDRVGLVGMSMGGVVAGITAAEEPRIAALCLWSPAAVAPFEIGSGYLKGRELAPEIAEKGYVDADGHRMSAALVEDIAGLDVYGRSGAYTGPVRILHGDKDVVAPLEYARRYLDHYGRNAELEIVEGADHAWGSVPHRTALHGSTLSFFRRHLQP from the coding sequence TTGATCCGCCACCACGATTTCCCTCACGCAGGCCTGACGCTGCGCTCCACGCTACACATCCCCGAAGGCCCGCCAAAGACCCGCCACCCCACGGTGGTGTTCGTCCACGGCTTCACCTCCAACCGGATCGAACTGCCGAACTTCGTCGCCATGTCACGGCTGCTGGCGGCCGAGGGCATCGCGTCCGTGCGGTTCGACCTCTCGGGCCACGGCGAGAGCGACGGTGACTTCTTCGACGTGACCATCACGGGCGAGATCGCCGAGACCCGCGCCGTCCTGGGCGCGGTCCGCACCCTGGACTTCGTGGACCCGGACCGTGTCGGCCTGGTCGGCATGAGCATGGGCGGCGTGGTCGCCGGGATCACGGCCGCCGAGGAGCCCCGGATCGCCGCGCTGTGCCTGTGGTCCCCGGCCGCGGTCGCCCCGTTCGAGATCGGCAGCGGTTACCTCAAGGGCCGTGAACTCGCCCCCGAGATCGCCGAGAAGGGCTACGTCGACGCCGACGGCCACCGGATGAGCGCCGCGCTCGTCGAGGACATCGCGGGCCTCGACGTCTACGGACGGTCGGGCGCGTACACCGGTCCGGTCCGCATCCTGCACGGTGACAAGGACGTCGTCGCACCCCTGGAGTACGCACGACGCTACCTGGACCACTACGGCCGGAACGCCGAGCTGGAGATCGTCGAAGGCGCGGACCACGCCTGGGGAAGCGTCCCCCACCGCACCGCACTGCACGGGTCCACGCTCAGCTTCTTCCGGAGGCACCTCCAGCCATGA
- a CDS encoding MFS transporter: MSGPTHPTSNPWKTATLAGMASYLDSAALVTSGIAIGGYYAAPLQLAPGTIGSLLGLQTLAFAAGALFGGRLGDRFGRRTVFTCSLVLYAAGVLPLLAAASPALLFAGVIATGLAIGADLPVSLALVNEEAPEGRKGTMVVFSGMLWLAGIVAVLLLSSFMGAQGMLGGRVLFAHLLVVAVVVLLLRLTLSESAEWAAARRAADAHPNSASESVEFGRVRDLFRAPTVYALLATGLYYATWNLGANTLGQFGTFLWTALAEGEVARYSQLTLLGLPVGFVAGLVFMRVVDRPARHAWFAAGTALIVTAWALPALFGPGEFTLVAVMLVSGLGNAFAGESIYKIWSQELFPTLLRATATGVTMAFTRALAGLAALGTPALALGHTGLFFGLLLGVTVLSAVIGLLWVPRLARTARSEEPADAVQRVEPADPSGAPTPDTTEKAVP; the protein is encoded by the coding sequence ATGTCTGGCCCCACACACCCCACGAGCAATCCCTGGAAGACAGCGACGCTCGCCGGCATGGCCTCCTATCTGGACTCCGCCGCCCTGGTGACGTCGGGGATCGCCATCGGCGGCTACTACGCCGCACCGCTGCAACTCGCCCCCGGGACCATCGGCTCCCTGCTGGGACTGCAGACCCTGGCGTTCGCCGCCGGTGCGCTGTTCGGCGGCCGGCTCGGCGACCGGTTCGGCCGCCGGACGGTCTTCACCTGCTCGCTCGTCCTGTACGCGGCCGGTGTCCTGCCGCTGTTGGCGGCGGCGAGCCCCGCGCTGCTGTTCGCGGGTGTGATCGCCACCGGTCTCGCCATCGGCGCGGACCTCCCCGTGTCGCTCGCGCTCGTCAACGAGGAGGCGCCCGAGGGCAGGAAGGGCACCATGGTGGTGTTCTCCGGCATGCTCTGGCTCGCCGGCATCGTGGCCGTCCTGCTGCTCAGCTCCTTCATGGGAGCGCAGGGCATGCTCGGCGGCCGCGTCCTCTTCGCGCATCTGCTGGTCGTGGCCGTCGTCGTCCTGCTCCTGCGGCTCACCCTCAGCGAGTCGGCCGAGTGGGCCGCCGCGCGCCGGGCCGCCGACGCCCACCCCAACTCCGCCTCGGAGAGCGTCGAGTTCGGCCGTGTCCGGGATCTCTTCCGGGCCCCGACCGTGTACGCCCTGCTCGCGACGGGCCTCTACTACGCCACCTGGAACCTCGGGGCGAACACCCTCGGTCAGTTCGGCACCTTCCTGTGGACCGCTCTGGCCGAGGGGGAGGTCGCTCGGTACTCGCAGCTGACGCTCCTCGGGCTCCCGGTGGGTTTCGTCGCGGGCCTGGTGTTCATGCGCGTGGTCGACCGGCCCGCCCGGCACGCCTGGTTCGCCGCCGGGACCGCCCTGATCGTCACCGCCTGGGCCCTGCCCGCGCTGTTCGGACCCGGCGAATTCACCCTGGTCGCCGTCATGCTCGTCTCCGGCCTGGGCAACGCCTTCGCCGGTGAGTCCATCTACAAAATCTGGTCCCAGGAACTCTTCCCCACCCTGCTGCGGGCCACCGCGACCGGCGTGACCATGGCCTTCACCCGCGCTCTCGCCGGACTGGCCGCCCTGGGCACACCCGCACTCGCGCTGGGCCACACCGGGCTGTTCTTCGGCCTGCTCCTCGGCGTCACCGTGCTCTCCGCGGTCATCGGTCTGCTCTGGGTGCCACGCCTGGCCCGGACCGCCCGGTCCGAGGAGCCCGCCGACGCCGTCCAGCGCGTGGAGCCCGCCGACCCGAGCGGCGCTCCCACCCCCGACACGACCGAAAAGGCTGTGCCTTGA
- a CDS encoding LacI family DNA-binding transcriptional regulator, with protein sequence MWEAAARLGYAPSAAARALRTGRSDIVLGVLPDWPIHHVLGRLIQQLTHAFAEHQLTFLVHSSAQPARPLREVWKALTPAAVLALNRFPESEAEAMRAVGIEVVMTMHGASSQDGHAPPAAPLVSEEPIGALQARHLAASHRRLGYAYPDLPRLDVLAQPRLDGVRQVCEERGLPEPVVRSVPLELDGATEAVKAWLAADPPVTGVCAFNDDIAMAVLLGAQALGLDVPGDLAVIGVDDIPSSALLRPSLTTVVRDTDTLARGLARRVVDALDGKATLTARIEDPLGIEHRDST encoded by the coding sequence GTGTGGGAGGCCGCGGCCCGGCTCGGCTACGCGCCCTCGGCGGCGGCACGCGCGCTGCGTACGGGACGTTCCGACATCGTGCTCGGGGTGCTGCCGGACTGGCCGATCCACCATGTGCTCGGACGGCTCATCCAGCAGCTGACCCACGCCTTCGCCGAACACCAGCTCACCTTCCTCGTGCACTCCTCGGCGCAACCCGCCCGGCCCCTGCGGGAGGTCTGGAAGGCCCTGACGCCCGCCGCGGTCCTCGCGCTGAACCGGTTCCCCGAGAGCGAGGCCGAGGCCATGCGCGCGGTCGGCATCGAGGTCGTCATGACGATGCACGGCGCGTCCTCGCAGGACGGCCACGCCCCGCCGGCGGCCCCACTGGTGTCCGAGGAACCGATCGGCGCGCTCCAGGCCCGCCATCTCGCCGCCTCGCACCGTCGCCTCGGCTACGCCTACCCGGACCTGCCACGCCTCGATGTCCTCGCCCAGCCGCGGCTGGACGGCGTCCGGCAGGTCTGTGAGGAGCGCGGTCTCCCCGAACCCGTCGTCCGCAGTGTCCCGCTGGAGCTGGACGGTGCCACGGAAGCCGTGAAGGCCTGGCTGGCCGCCGACCCGCCGGTGACGGGCGTCTGCGCCTTCAACGACGACATCGCCATGGCCGTGCTGCTGGGCGCGCAGGCCCTCGGGCTGGACGTCCCGGGGGACCTCGCGGTGATCGGCGTCGACGACATCCCCAGCTCCGCCCTCCTGCGACCGTCCCTGACCACGGTCGTCCGCGACACCGACACCCTCGCGCGGGGTCTGGCCCGCCGCGTGGTCGACGCGCTCGACGGGAAGGCGACGCTCACCGCGCGGATCGAGGACCCGCTCGGCATCGAGCATCGGGACTCGACCTGA
- a CDS encoding alpha/beta hydrolase produces MTTPPPPFDPELAAALVELGDQAPTSATPDDIPAARERLNGDVPLLTNDELSCGGLFEVHERSVPGPPGAPDVSLLVCRPTSVPGPRPIVYFTHPGGMIVGTNRLGLPLDWAEELGLVVVSVEYRLAPEHPYPAPVEDCYAGLLWTSAHAEEIGGDPDRIVLAGGSAGGGLAAALALLARDREGPRAIGQLLMCPMLDDRNDTWSAHQMAGLGVWDRTANETGWNALLGEARGTDDVPPYAAPARAVDLSDLPPAFIDVGSAETFRDEDVTYASRIWQAGGRAELHVWPGGFHGFDGLVPQAALSVDAREARLRWLRRLLGE; encoded by the coding sequence ATGACCACACCCCCGCCGCCCTTCGACCCGGAGCTGGCCGCCGCTCTCGTGGAACTGGGCGATCAGGCGCCGACCAGCGCGACCCCGGACGACATCCCCGCGGCGAGGGAGCGGCTCAACGGCGACGTCCCCCTCCTGACGAACGACGAACTGAGCTGTGGCGGACTCTTCGAGGTCCACGAGCGGTCCGTGCCCGGCCCGCCGGGCGCGCCGGACGTCTCGTTGCTCGTCTGCCGGCCCACATCCGTGCCCGGTCCCCGCCCGATCGTCTACTTCACCCACCCCGGCGGCATGATCGTGGGCACCAACCGGCTGGGACTGCCGCTGGACTGGGCCGAGGAGCTGGGCCTGGTGGTGGTGTCGGTGGAGTACCGGCTCGCCCCCGAACATCCGTACCCGGCACCGGTCGAGGACTGCTACGCGGGCCTGCTGTGGACGTCGGCCCACGCCGAGGAGATCGGTGGCGATCCGGACCGCATCGTGCTGGCGGGAGGCAGCGCCGGCGGTGGACTCGCCGCGGCCCTCGCCCTCCTCGCCCGGGACCGCGAGGGTCCCCGTGCCATAGGTCAGCTGCTGATGTGCCCGATGCTCGACGACCGCAACGACACCTGGTCCGCCCACCAGATGGCCGGGCTCGGCGTATGGGACCGAACCGCCAACGAGACAGGCTGGAATGCCCTGTTGGGCGAGGCGCGCGGCACCGACGACGTCCCGCCGTACGCCGCTCCCGCCCGCGCGGTCGACCTCTCGGATCTCCCTCCGGCCTTCATCGACGTCGGGTCCGCCGAGACCTTCCGGGACGAGGACGTCACCTACGCCTCCCGGATCTGGCAGGCCGGAGGACGTGCCGAACTGCACGTGTGGCCGGGCGGTTTTCACGGCTTCGACGGCCTCGTGCCGCAGGCCGCGCTCTCGGTCGACGCCCGGGAGGCCCGGCTGCGCTGGCTTCGGCGGCTCCTCGGGGAGTGA
- a CDS encoding serine hydrolase domain-containing protein: MGRTPSHHRHGHPSHHRHGHPHRPRHGRGHRRRTAVATALAALLMLAGCAEGAGADESRGRAAKSRHRDGESVADFLRRTLPAGPGGTVVAARGDRLVHCGGFGAADRAAGTAASCRTVYDVMSITKQFTATAIVKLEVLGRLRVSDPISRFLGREQAVPEDKRGITIEHLLTHTSGLVEGLGDDYDPVSREELVRRALSSKPRSAPGKEFHYSNTGYSLLAAIVEEASGEAYERFLARHLFRPAGMEQTGYVLPRWPRHLVAVEYDSEGRAQGRPFDHPWAADGPYWNLRGNGGMLSTAHDMFRWHRALLGDEILPAPARDKLFAPRAAEPESENSYGYGWSLRDTPDGRLAWHDGGNDWSLGLVSRSLRDGVLVFWISNHAYREGRWNLEDQAETLTTGIADRVRAEGA, encoded by the coding sequence ATGGGCAGGACCCCGTCTCACCACCGCCACGGCCACCCGTCTCACCACCGCCACGGCCACCCGCACCGCCCCCGTCACGGCCGCGGCCACCGCCGTCGTACGGCCGTCGCCACCGCCTTGGCCGCGCTGCTGATGCTCGCCGGGTGCGCCGAAGGGGCCGGTGCCGACGAGTCGCGGGGGCGCGCCGCGAAGTCCCGGCACCGCGACGGGGAGTCGGTGGCCGACTTCCTCCGCCGCACCCTGCCCGCCGGGCCCGGTGGCACCGTGGTGGCCGCACGCGGCGACCGGCTCGTGCACTGCGGCGGGTTCGGAGCGGCGGACCGCGCCGCGGGCACTGCCGCGAGCTGCCGGACCGTGTACGACGTCATGTCGATCACCAAGCAGTTCACCGCGACCGCGATCGTGAAACTCGAGGTGCTGGGCCGCCTCCGGGTGAGCGATCCGATCAGCCGGTTCCTCGGACGGGAGCAGGCAGTGCCGGAGGACAAGCGCGGCATCACGATCGAGCACCTGCTCACGCACACCTCGGGGCTGGTCGAGGGCCTCGGCGACGACTACGACCCGGTGTCGCGGGAGGAGTTGGTGCGCCGGGCCCTCTCGTCGAAGCCGCGGTCCGCCCCGGGCAAGGAGTTCCACTACTCCAACACCGGCTACAGCCTGCTCGCCGCGATCGTCGAGGAGGCGTCCGGCGAGGCGTACGAACGGTTCCTGGCCCGGCACCTGTTCCGGCCGGCCGGGATGGAACAGACCGGCTATGTGCTGCCCCGCTGGCCTCGGCACCTGGTCGCGGTGGAGTACGACAGCGAGGGGCGTGCCCAGGGCAGGCCCTTCGACCATCCCTGGGCCGCCGACGGGCCGTACTGGAACCTGCGCGGCAACGGCGGCATGCTCTCCACCGCCCACGACATGTTCCGGTGGCACCGTGCGCTCCTGGGGGACGAGATCCTGCCGGCGCCGGCCAGGGACAAGCTCTTCGCACCTCGCGCGGCGGAGCCGGAATCGGAGAACTCGTACGGATACGGCTGGAGCCTGCGCGACACCCCGGACGGCCGGCTCGCCTGGCACGACGGCGGCAACGACTGGTCCCTGGGGCTCGTGAGCCGGTCCCTGCGCGACGGCGTCCTCGTGTTCTGGATCAGCAACCACGCCTACCGCGAAGGTCGGTGGAACCTTGAGGACCAGGCGGAGACACTGACCACGGGCATCGCGGACCGCGTCCGCGCGGAGGGCGCCTGA